The Lutibacter profundi genome includes a region encoding these proteins:
- the gdhA gene encoding NADP-specific glutamate dehydrogenase, translating into MESEVMEPKTTKLELKKFMDLVKKRNPHEPEYLQAVEEVAETVVPFILSNEIYNGKQILTRMVEPERVLMFRVPWINDSGEIIVNRGYRIEMNSAIGPYKGGLRFHPTVNLSILKFLAFEQVYKNALTTLPMGGGKGGSDFDPKGKSDVEIMRFCQSFMSELFRHIGPNTDIPAGDIGVGSREIGYLFGMYKKLRNEFTGVLTGKGMSWGGSLIRPEATGYGTVYFAQSMLETRGDTLKGKTITVSGSGNVAQYACEKATQLGAKVVTLSDSSGYIYDAEGINEDKLAFVMNLKNNIRGRISEYVKEYPNATFFAGERPWGIKCDVAMPCATQNEVSGEDAKLLLSNGCYVISEGANMPSTPEAVHNFQAAKILYAPGKASNAGGVATSGLEMSQNSLRINWTRDEVDKRLKKIMADIHDSCTKYGKNENGYIDYVRGANIAGFVKVADAMLAHGVV; encoded by the coding sequence ATGGAATCAGAAGTTATGGAACCGAAAACAACAAAACTAGAATTAAAAAAATTTATGGATTTAGTTAAGAAACGAAATCCACATGAACCTGAGTATTTGCAAGCGGTAGAGGAAGTGGCTGAAACAGTTGTTCCTTTTATTCTTAGTAATGAGATTTATAACGGTAAGCAAATTTTAACTAGAATGGTTGAGCCTGAAAGAGTATTAATGTTCAGGGTTCCTTGGATTAATGATTCTGGAGAAATAATAGTTAATAGAGGATATAGAATTGAAATGAATTCAGCAATTGGTCCTTATAAAGGCGGTTTGCGTTTTCACCCTACGGTAAATTTAAGTATTCTTAAATTTTTAGCTTTTGAACAAGTTTACAAAAATGCATTAACCACATTACCAATGGGTGGTGGTAAAGGAGGGTCGGATTTTGATCCTAAAGGAAAATCAGATGTTGAAATTATGCGTTTTTGTCAAAGTTTTATGAGTGAACTATTTCGTCATATAGGCCCTAATACGGATATTCCTGCAGGTGATATTGGAGTTGGAAGTAGAGAAATAGGTTATTTATTTGGAATGTATAAAAAATTAAGAAATGAATTTACAGGTGTTTTAACAGGCAAAGGAATGTCTTGGGGTGGTTCACTCATTAGACCTGAAGCAACAGGGTACGGTACCGTATATTTTGCGCAAAGTATGCTTGAAACTAGAGGTGATACGCTTAAAGGTAAAACAATTACGGTTTCTGGTTCTGGAAACGTAGCTCAATATGCTTGTGAAAAAGCAACGCAGTTAGGTGCCAAAGTAGTTACTTTATCTGATTCATCAGGATATATTTACGATGCAGAAGGTATAAATGAGGACAAACTAGCATTTGTAATGAATCTTAAAAATAACATACGTGGTAGAATTAGTGAATATGTTAAAGAATATCCAAATGCAACATTCTTTGCAGGAGAGAGACCATGGGGTATTAAGTGTGACGTAGCAATGCCTTGTGCTACCCAAAATGAAGTAAGCGGAGAGGATGCTAAATTATTATTGAGTAATGGATGTTATGTTATAAGTGAAGGCGCAAATATGCCTTCTACACCTGAAGCAGTTCACAATTTCCAAGCTGCTAAAATTTTATATGCACCAGGTAAGGCATCAAATGCTGGAGGTGTTGCAACTTCAGGATTAGAAATGAGCCAAAATTCTTTACGTATTAACTGGACTCGTGATGAAGTAGATAAAAGACTTAAAAAAATTATGGCTGATATCCATGACTCTTGTACAAAATACGGAAAAAACGAAAATGGTTATATAGATTATGTTAGAGGAGCTAATATAGCAGGATTTGTTAAAGTTGCCGATGCAATGTTAGCACATGGTGTTGTATAA
- the pheS gene encoding phenylalanine--tRNA ligase subunit alpha, which produces MLDKVTKLIGEVNAFSATTKDEIESFRIKFLGKKGILNDLFAEFKNVAPKERKDFGAALNTLKNLAQEKVTHLKDLIEIKSEQKGIYGDLTRPSDPVELGSRHPISIVRNKIIDVFSRIGFTVSEGPEIEDDWHNFTALNLPEYHPARDMQDTFFIEKNPDILLRTHTSSVQVRYMENHKPPIRTISPGRVFRNEDISARAHCIFHQVEGLYIDTDVSFADLKQTLLYFTKEMFGKSKIRLRPSYFPFTEPSAEVDIYWGLETETDYKITKGTGWLEIMGCGMVDPNVLKNANIDPEVYSGYAFGMGIERIAMLLYQIPDIRMFYENDVRFLEQFKSIL; this is translated from the coding sequence ATGTTAGATAAAGTAACGAAATTGATTGGTGAAGTAAATGCATTTAGTGCTACCACCAAAGATGAAATTGAAAGTTTTAGAATTAAATTCTTAGGAAAAAAAGGAATTTTAAATGATTTATTTGCTGAATTTAAAAATGTTGCTCCAAAAGAAAGAAAAGATTTTGGTGCGGCTTTAAATACGTTAAAAAATTTAGCGCAAGAAAAAGTAACACATTTAAAAGATCTTATCGAAATTAAAAGTGAACAAAAGGGTATCTACGGGGATTTAACACGGCCTTCTGATCCTGTTGAACTCGGTTCTCGTCATCCAATATCTATAGTTAGAAATAAAATTATTGATGTTTTTTCTCGTATTGGTTTTACCGTTTCTGAGGGGCCTGAAATTGAAGATGATTGGCACAATTTTACAGCTCTTAACTTACCTGAATATCATCCGGCACGAGATATGCAGGATACTTTTTTTATCGAAAAAAATCCTGATATTTTATTAAGAACACATACCTCATCTGTTCAAGTACGATACATGGAAAATCACAAACCACCTATTCGAACCATATCTCCTGGGCGTGTATTTAGAAATGAAGACATTTCTGCTAGAGCTCACTGTATTTTTCATCAGGTTGAAGGATTGTATATTGACACCGACGTTTCTTTTGCAGACTTAAAACAGACGCTGCTATATTTCACTAAAGAAATGTTTGGGAAATCAAAAATTCGTTTACGACCATCCTATTTTCCGTTTACTGAACCAAGTGCAGAAGTAGATATTTATTGGGGATTAGAAACTGAAACTGATTATAAAATCACCAAAGGAACTGGTTGGTTAGAAATTATGGGTTGTGGTATGGTTGACCCCAATGTTTTAAAAAACGCTAATATTGATCCTGAAGTGTATTCAGGCTATGCTTTTGGAATGGGTATTGAACGTATTGCAATGCTTTTATATCAAATACCAGATATTAGGATGTTTTATGAAAATGATGTGCGATTTTTAGAGCAATTTAAATCTATTTTATAA
- a CDS encoding PAS domain S-box protein: MNLKKIFTIIHISLITLLIVLSVLTLLLFQKITHIKSHNEAKLKSYAIASKLRKSSNNLTQYARTYVLTGDSIWKKKYGKVLNILNGKKPWPNGRIISWKDSISKFNFLKEEVDKLELAFQNINNLSYTEKKAINAIDGLFDDGTENFTVKKAPNLFLARTIIFDDKYQEDKTKILELIEDFFVMYQKRIGREIKKHETTSYLLLWGINILVVIIIIISTISFFKIKNKIILQLEELKKAKEKAEEKEKENRKLSIAVNQSASVIVITDTAGNIEYTNPKFTKVTGYTATEVLGENMRILKTNYHSKEFYAKMWQVIKSGNTWKGVFRNKSKTGKVFWEQATITPIKDAHNNIINFLSIKEDITASKKTMLTLKESERNLIKAQKIAKIGSFNLNLKTMIAKTSSNFEAITEFNLGEIPFAVWREITHPDDAKNNQKVFENCIEKGEKFDLEYRIITMKTKKIKCIHGLGEVIYKNGEPVNFVGTIQDITERKEIEQELLKAKEKAEESDRLKTEFLNNMSHEIRTPMNGIIGFSEMLTAKNITEAKRKYFINIIQNSSKQLLQIIDDILEISKLGTRQVKVIETKVCLNDVLLELFSVFDIKAKENNTPLYLKKPLSNVKSTIFIDKTKLIKIVSNLLENAIKFTNKGFIEVGYSLENKMLNIYVKDTGTGIDSKYQKRIFDRFSRGNHKLSEKTGGLGLGLSIAKENTELLGGEISVQSEKGIGSTFFISIPYKPVNQHEKIKEKETILETENKPLKYTILVAEDEEVNYLFIEIVLMDKIKLPCTILHAKNGQEAVDFCKNNTAINLVLMDIKMPVLNGYRATEQIRKFNTTIPIIAQTAYSTPNEIEKASLAGCNDFISKPISKKTLLEIIDKYLLKQDEK; encoded by the coding sequence ATGAATTTAAAAAAAATATTTACAATAATTCATATTAGCTTAATTACGTTGTTAATTGTATTAAGCGTTCTCACACTTTTATTATTTCAAAAGATAACACATATTAAAAGTCATAATGAAGCCAAATTAAAATCATACGCAATAGCAAGTAAATTAAGAAAATCTTCTAATAATTTAACGCAGTACGCTAGAACCTATGTTTTAACTGGAGATAGTATTTGGAAAAAGAAATATGGGAAAGTTTTAAATATTTTAAATGGAAAAAAACCATGGCCTAATGGAAGAATTATTTCTTGGAAAGATAGTATTTCAAAATTTAATTTTTTAAAAGAAGAAGTTGATAAACTTGAGCTGGCTTTTCAAAATATTAATAATTTATCATATACAGAAAAAAAAGCAATCAATGCTATTGATGGTTTATTTGATGATGGCACAGAAAATTTTACAGTAAAAAAAGCACCCAATTTATTTTTAGCACGAACCATAATTTTCGATGATAAATATCAAGAAGATAAAACCAAGATATTAGAACTTATCGAAGATTTTTTTGTGATGTATCAAAAAAGAATTGGGAGAGAAATAAAAAAGCATGAAACTACTAGTTACTTATTACTTTGGGGTATTAATATTTTAGTAGTTATAATTATTATAATATCTACAATTTCATTTTTTAAAATAAAAAATAAGATTATTCTACAGCTTGAAGAATTAAAAAAAGCTAAAGAAAAAGCAGAGGAAAAAGAAAAGGAAAACAGAAAACTTTCTATTGCTGTCAATCAAAGTGCTAGCGTAATAGTTATTACAGATACAGCAGGGAATATAGAATACACTAACCCAAAATTTACTAAGGTTACAGGCTATACAGCTACAGAAGTTCTAGGAGAAAATATGAGAATTTTAAAAACAAATTACCACTCTAAAGAATTTTATGCTAAAATGTGGCAGGTAATTAAAAGTGGAAATACCTGGAAAGGGGTTTTTCGTAATAAATCTAAAACAGGAAAAGTTTTTTGGGAGCAAGCAACCATAACACCAATAAAGGATGCACATAACAATATTATAAATTTTTTAAGTATAAAAGAAGATATTACAGCAAGTAAAAAAACAATGCTAACCCTAAAAGAAAGTGAACGCAATTTAATAAAAGCACAAAAAATAGCTAAAATAGGGAGCTTTAATTTGAATTTAAAAACAATGATTGCTAAAACATCAAGCAATTTTGAAGCTATAACAGAATTTAATTTAGGCGAAATACCATTTGCCGTTTGGAGAGAAATTACCCATCCTGATGACGCTAAAAACAATCAAAAAGTATTCGAAAATTGCATTGAAAAAGGTGAAAAATTTGATTTAGAATATAGAATTATAACCATGAAAACAAAAAAAATAAAATGTATTCATGGATTAGGAGAAGTAATTTATAAAAATGGAGAACCTGTAAATTTTGTTGGAACAATTCAAGATATTACAGAGAGAAAAGAAATAGAACAAGAATTATTAAAAGCAAAAGAAAAAGCAGAAGAAAGTGACCGTTTGAAAACAGAGTTTTTAAACAACATGTCTCATGAGATACGAACTCCAATGAATGGTATTATAGGATTTTCAGAAATGTTAACAGCAAAAAACATAACCGAGGCAAAGAGAAAGTACTTTATAAATATAATTCAAAATAGTAGTAAGCAACTATTACAAATTATTGATGATATTTTAGAAATTTCTAAATTAGGAACCAGACAAGTAAAAGTAATTGAAACAAAAGTTTGCTTAAACGATGTTTTGTTAGAATTATTTTCAGTTTTTGATATCAAAGCGAAAGAAAATAACACACCACTATACCTTAAAAAGCCTCTCTCAAATGTAAAAAGCACCATTTTTATTGATAAAACAAAATTGATTAAAATAGTAAGTAATTTATTAGAAAATGCCATAAAATTTACAAACAAAGGATTTATTGAGGTTGGCTATTCCTTAGAAAACAAAATGTTAAATATTTATGTAAAAGATACGGGTACAGGAATAGATTCAAAATACCAAAAAAGAATTTTTGATCGTTTTTCTCGGGGTAATCATAAGCTATCTGAAAAAACAGGAGGTTTAGGATTGGGATTATCTATAGCAAAAGAGAATACAGAATTATTAGGGGGAGAGATTTCAGTACAATCCGAAAAGGGGATAGGATCTACATTTTTTATTTCTATTCCTTATAAGCCAGTAAATCAACATGAAAAAATTAAAGAAAAAGAAACAATTTTAGAGACAGAAAACAAACCTTTAAAATATACTATTTTGGTTGCTGAAGATGAAGAAGTAAATTATTTATTTATAGAGATAGTATTAATGGATAAAATAAAATTACCATGTACTATTTTACACGCAAAAAATGGACAAGAGGCTGTTGATTTTTGTAAAAATAATACGGCTATTAATTTAGTATTAATGGATATAAAAATGCCTGTTTTAAATGGATATAGAGCTACTGAACAGATACGAAAATTTAACACTACAATACCTATAATTGCCCAAACGGCTTATTCAACCCCTAATGAGATAGAAAAAGCATCTTTAGCAGGTTGTAATGATTTTATTTCGAAACCTATAAGTAAAAAAACCTTATTAGAAATAATAGATAAGTATTTGTTGAAGCAAGATGAAAAGTAG
- a CDS encoding PAS domain S-box protein, with translation MKKQLNLVENTLKYITKKSHEEKGFEFLKQVAKYLSEALKVNYVLINEYSKKEPNIVKTIAFYSTGSILPNITYKLAHTPCENVIDNKICIYPKNIQTLFPKDYLLAQMNAESYIGIPLWSSTGVPIGLIIILDDKELKETKTISIALQIVAIKVAQVVEKQRYENKLKRQIKDLELSNKKIKESENNLKDAQRIAKLGYWKLDIPTNKLTWSDEIYRIFGLKPQEFNPTYNDFLEKVHPEDRNKVNEAYLSSLKNKTPYKIEHRILLATGETKYLIEKCNTNYNDKGEPVSSIGTVIDITKQRESEERYRGLSEASFNAIFLSEKGVCLDQNATAKQLFGYTNKEAVGKLATEWVVPEDRTMVMNKILSGNEEPYEVRALRKDGTMFPAKIQAKMMLYKGRNVRVTELSDITLHKQLEETLKKSEEKFKKLANLTFEGILIHKNGVVLDINLAFEKMFGYNLDEIYGKDITQIIYPKKYHKTILKNRIDKYTQAYEMEAIRKDGSIFPIEVEARNIIAEDALRVTAFRDITARKKSEKEYLKLYTAVEQSANTIVITDTEGNIEYTNPKFTELTGYTTKEALGKNPRILNSGIQPKSYYKKMWETITAGKIWNGEFRNKSKSGNLFWEKVTITPIKNKEGKIINYLAVKVDITNRKRADQELEKATNKIKESEKKFRELYEKSGDAILIIKNGIFVDCNQATVNMLGYNTKEEFLNLHPSKLSPKQQPDGLDSNEKANKMMQLALNHGTHRFEWIHTKKSKKNFPVEVLLTAISNEIENEIIHCVWRDISERKKAEENLNNAFELIKKSEEELNTILKTANEGFWMINRKGATIEVNPKMCDILGYSENEILEKSIFNFVDEENAKIFKKQLKIRGLGLPSTYEIELKHKSGNSLACLFKTSPIFNKKNIRIGSFAMVSDISSIKKAYKNLENKNKELRKLSDELSIKNNLLIESKNKFKNLFDKSPVSLWEQDFSEVIKLLNKKKSEGIDVNVYLNENRDFLIKCISKIKILNVNKTTLELLGIKDIEELVIHIRKTNNEISLNTIKKELISIISGEKEFFSETQLVNKNGDKLHVLVKSAMLNNKGKNLVSIINITALKKAENELIKAKEKAEESDRLKTEFLNNMSHEIRTPMNGILGFSQMLNDPDLDDSKRQTFVNIIQNSGNQLLQIIDDILEISRLGTKQVKVINEKVCLNDLLLDLFSIFDIKAKENKTPLYLKKELSDSQSTIFTDKTKLNKIVSNLLENAIKFTNQGFIEFGYTLSNSNKFPKLNIYVKDTGVGIETKKHQLIFERFSQAEKEMSKKTGGLGLGLSIAKENTELLGGTISVQSKKMEGATFIVSLPYKPVFKNEIIEKTKNSYNILIAEDEEVNYMYLETMLKDVMKLNCNVFHAKNGKEAVDFCENNTTVDFVLMDLKMPVLNGYKATEQIRKFNDTLPIVAQTAYSTEQDKEKAFLAGCTNFISKPIDKEEFFDIINKITLNKTQ, from the coding sequence ATGAAAAAGCAATTAAACCTTGTAGAAAACACATTAAAATACATTACAAAAAAAAGTCACGAAGAAAAAGGATTTGAATTTTTAAAACAAGTTGCTAAGTACCTAAGTGAGGCGCTTAAGGTTAACTACGTTTTAATTAATGAGTACTCAAAAAAGGAGCCAAATATTGTAAAAACAATTGCATTTTATAGTACTGGTAGCATATTACCAAATATAACTTATAAATTAGCACACACACCCTGCGAAAATGTAATTGATAACAAAATTTGCATTTATCCTAAAAATATACAAACCCTTTTTCCTAAAGATTATTTGCTAGCACAAATGAATGCTGAAAGCTATATTGGTATTCCACTCTGGAGTTCTACAGGAGTGCCAATTGGGCTAATAATTATTTTAGATGATAAAGAACTAAAAGAAACCAAAACTATTTCAATAGCTTTACAAATAGTGGCTATAAAAGTAGCACAGGTTGTTGAAAAACAGCGTTATGAAAATAAATTAAAACGTCAAATAAAAGATTTAGAATTATCAAATAAAAAAATTAAAGAGAGTGAAAATAATTTAAAGGACGCACAAAGAATTGCAAAATTAGGGTATTGGAAATTAGATATTCCAACGAATAAATTAACCTGGTCAGATGAAATTTATAGAATTTTTGGTTTGAAACCTCAAGAATTTAACCCTACTTACAATGATTTTTTAGAGAAAGTACATCCAGAAGACAGAAATAAAGTAAATGAAGCCTACCTATCTTCCTTAAAAAACAAAACACCTTATAAAATAGAACACAGAATATTATTAGCAACGGGAGAAACAAAGTATCTTATTGAAAAATGCAATACAAATTACAATGATAAAGGAGAGCCTGTATCCTCAATAGGAACTGTTATAGATATTACAAAACAAAGAGAATCTGAAGAGCGGTACCGTGGATTATCAGAAGCTTCATTTAATGCCATTTTTCTTTCCGAAAAAGGAGTTTGTTTAGACCAAAATGCTACAGCAAAACAACTATTTGGGTATACAAATAAAGAAGCCGTAGGAAAACTAGCAACAGAGTGGGTTGTACCTGAAGATAGAACAATGGTTATGAATAAAATACTTTCAGGAAATGAGGAACCGTACGAAGTAAGGGCTTTACGAAAAGATGGCACAATGTTTCCAGCGAAAATACAAGCAAAGATGATGCTGTATAAAGGAAGAAATGTTCGCGTTACTGAACTTAGTGATATAACATTACACAAACAATTAGAAGAAACACTTAAAAAAAGTGAAGAAAAATTCAAAAAATTAGCAAATCTAACATTTGAAGGAATTTTAATACATAAAAATGGCGTTGTTTTAGATATAAATTTGGCATTTGAAAAAATGTTTGGGTACAACCTAGACGAAATTTATGGAAAAGATATTACACAAATTATTTATCCTAAAAAATACCATAAAACTATTTTAAAAAATAGAATTGACAAATACACTCAGGCCTATGAAATGGAAGCTATACGAAAGGACGGTTCTATTTTTCCTATTGAAGTTGAAGCAAGAAATATTATAGCAGAAGATGCACTAAGGGTTACCGCTTTTAGAGACATAACAGCACGCAAAAAATCAGAAAAAGAATATTTAAAACTATATACAGCAGTTGAACAAAGTGCCAATACAATTGTTATTACGGATACTGAAGGTAATATAGAATATACCAATCCAAAATTTACGGAACTTACAGGGTATACCACTAAAGAAGCGTTAGGGAAAAATCCAAGAATTTTAAACTCAGGAATTCAGCCTAAATCATATTATAAAAAAATGTGGGAAACAATTACTGCAGGAAAAATATGGAATGGTGAGTTTAGAAATAAATCTAAAAGCGGGAACTTGTTTTGGGAGAAAGTAACCATTACCCCTATTAAAAATAAGGAAGGAAAAATTATCAATTATTTAGCTGTTAAAGTAGATATAACCAACCGTAAACGTGCAGATCAAGAGCTAGAAAAGGCTACCAATAAAATTAAAGAAAGTGAAAAAAAGTTTAGAGAATTATACGAAAAATCTGGAGATGCTATTTTAATTATAAAAAATGGAATTTTTGTTGATTGTAACCAAGCTACAGTTAATATGCTTGGCTACAATACAAAAGAAGAGTTTTTAAATTTACACCCTTCAAAATTATCTCCAAAACAACAACCTGACGGGCTAGATTCTAATGAAAAAGCTAATAAAATGATGCAATTGGCTTTGAATCACGGAACGCATAGATTTGAATGGATTCACACAAAAAAATCTAAAAAAAATTTCCCTGTTGAAGTGTTGCTAACTGCTATTTCTAATGAAATTGAAAATGAAATTATACATTGTGTTTGGAGAGATATCTCTGAACGGAAAAAAGCCGAAGAGAATTTAAATAATGCTTTTGAATTAATTAAAAAAAGTGAAGAAGAATTAAATACCATTTTAAAAACAGCCAATGAAGGTTTTTGGATGATTAATAGAAAAGGTGCAACAATTGAAGTAAATCCTAAAATGTGTGATATTTTAGGCTACTCAGAAAATGAAATTTTAGAAAAATCGATATTTAATTTTGTTGATGAAGAAAATGCTAAAATATTTAAAAAACAACTTAAAATAAGAGGTTTAGGTTTGCCTTCAACCTATGAAATTGAGTTAAAACACAAGAGCGGAAATAGTTTAGCTTGTTTATTTAAAACCTCTCCAATTTTTAACAAAAAAAATATTAGAATAGGTTCATTTGCTATGGTTTCAGATATTTCTTCAATTAAAAAAGCATACAAAAATCTAGAAAATAAAAACAAAGAGCTAAGGAAACTTAGTGATGAATTGTCTATAAAAAACAACTTACTTATTGAAAGTAAAAATAAATTTAAAAATTTATTTGATAAAAGTCCAGTTTCATTGTGGGAGCAAGATTTTTCAGAAGTAATTAAATTACTGAACAAAAAGAAATCTGAAGGTATAGATGTAAACGTGTATTTAAATGAAAACCGAGATTTTTTAATTAAATGTATTTCGAAAATTAAGATATTAAATGTAAATAAAACAACACTTGAGTTATTAGGAATTAAAGATATTGAAGAATTGGTAATACATATTAGAAAAACAAATAATGAAATATCATTGAATACGATAAAAAAAGAGCTAATATCAATTATTTCAGGTGAAAAAGAATTTTTTAGTGAAACTCAATTAGTTAATAAAAATGGTGATAAATTACATGTTTTAGTGAAATCTGCAATGCTTAACAATAAAGGCAAAAATTTAGTTTCTATTATTAATATCACAGCCTTAAAAAAAGCAGAAAATGAACTGATAAAAGCTAAAGAAAAAGCAGAAGAAAGCGACCGTTTAAAGACCGAATTTTTAAATAATATGTCTCACGAGATACGAACTCCAATGAATGGTATTTTAGGATTTTCACAAATGCTGAACGACCCTGATTTAGATGATTCTAAAAGACAAACATTTGTAAATATTATTCAAAATAGCGGAAATCAACTCTTACAAATTATAGATGATATTTTAGAAATATCTAGATTAGGAACAAAACAAGTAAAAGTAATAAATGAAAAAGTTTGTTTGAATGATTTATTATTGGATTTATTTTCAATTTTTGATATTAAAGCGAAAGAAAATAAAACACCGTTGTATCTAAAAAAAGAGCTTTCAGATAGCCAAAGTACTATATTTACTGATAAAACTAAATTGAATAAAATAGTAAGCAATTTATTAGAAAACGCTATAAAATTTACAAATCAAGGATTTATTGAATTTGGATACACGCTAAGTAATAGTAATAAATTTCCTAAACTTAATATCTACGTTAAAGATACAGGAGTTGGCATAGAGACTAAAAAACATCAATTGATTTTTGAACGTTTTTCACAAGCAGAAAAAGAAATGTCTAAAAAAACAGGAGGTTTAGGTTTGGGATTATCTATAGCAAAAGAAAATACGGAATTATTAGGAGGTACAATTTCGGTTCAATCTAAAAAAATGGAAGGAGCTACTTTTATAGTTAGCCTTCCGTATAAGCCAGTTTTCAAAAATGAGATTATAGAAAAAACTAAAAATAGTTATAATATATTGATAGCTGAAGATGAAGAAGTAAATTATATGTACCTTGAGACGATGTTAAAAGATGTTATGAAATTAAATTGTAATGTTTTTCACGCTAAAAATGGAAAAGAAGCAGTTGATTTTTGTGAAAATAATACAACAGTTGATTTTGTGTTAATGGATTTAAAAATGCCTGTTTTAAATGGCTATAAAGCTACTGAACAGATACGAAAATTTAATGATACACTACCTATTGTTGCTCAAACGGCATATTCAACTGAACAAGATAAAGAAAAAGCCTTTTTAGCTGGTTGTACTAATTTTATTTCAAAACCAATAGATAAAGAAGAGTTTTTTGACATTATTAATAAAATTACATTAAATAAAACCCAGTAG
- the hemG gene encoding menaquinone-dependent protoporphyrinogen IX dehydrogenase translates to MESKIGIIYASVDGQTLKICNKLVTILKKNKQNVTLFSIDDFNEDITNFNKLIIGSSIRYGLHHKKIIDFINTNKLKLDSIKTAFFSVNLVARKPEKNTPTTNPYVIKFFKTIHWKPTIIEVFAGKLDYKKYPFFDRIMIQFIMWMTKGPTNTNTEIEYTNWGKVTKFGEKISGF, encoded by the coding sequence ATGGAATCAAAAATTGGGATTATATATGCTAGTGTTGATGGCCAAACATTAAAAATATGTAATAAACTTGTTACTATTTTAAAAAAAAATAAGCAAAATGTAACATTATTTTCAATTGATGATTTTAATGAAGACATCACCAATTTTAATAAGTTAATTATTGGTTCTAGCATTCGTTATGGTCTTCACCATAAAAAAATAATAGACTTTATTAATACGAATAAATTAAAACTAGATTCTATAAAAACAGCTTTTTTTTCAGTAAATTTAGTAGCTAGAAAACCAGAAAAAAATACGCCAACTACTAATCCGTATGTCATCAAATTTTTTAAAACTATTCATTGGAAACCTACAATAATTGAAGTTTTTGCAGGAAAATTAGATTATAAAAAATATCCTTTTTTTGATAGAATTATGATTCAGTTTATTATGTGGATGACAAAAGGACCCACAAATACCAATACGGAAATAGAGTATACAAATTGGGGAAAAGTAACAAAATTTGGAGAAAAAATCTCAGGGTTTTAA
- a CDS encoding cold-shock protein translates to MKKGTVKFFNESKGFGFVTEEGSGTDYFMHISGLIDEVREGDVVEFELKEGKKGLNAVNVKVI, encoded by the coding sequence ATGAAAAAAGGTACAGTAAAATTTTTTAACGAATCTAAAGGATTTGGATTTGTAACAGAAGAAGGTTCAGGAACAGATTATTTCATGCACATTTCAGGCTTAATTGATGAAGTGAGAGAAGGTGATGTAGTTGAATTTGAACTAAAAGAAGGAAAAAAAGGTTTAAACGCAGTAAATGTTAAAGTAATTTAA